The Thermodesulfobacteriota bacterium genome includes a window with the following:
- the rplF gene encoding 50S ribosomal protein L6 yields the protein MSMSRIGKKPIPIPKDVHVELADDIITVRGRRGSLSRPINPVVNIAVEDGQILIKKRDDSSATNALGGLTRALVANMVTGVSAGFSKVMDLIGVGYRVELQGNQLIFNLGYSHPVNFALPENISAKVEKQTRLTLEGIDKELLGLICDRIRRLRPPEPYKGKGIRYADEVIRKKAGKTGKK from the coding sequence ATGTCGATGTCGCGGATTGGCAAGAAGCCAATTCCTATACCCAAAGATGTCCATGTAGAGCTGGCGGATGACATAATTACGGTGCGCGGCCGCAGGGGCAGTCTAAGCAGGCCTATTAATCCGGTTGTAAATATAGCGGTTGAAGATGGGCAGATTTTAATAAAGAAAAGAGATGACTCCTCGGCCACAAATGCTTTGGGCGGGTTGACCCGCGCCCTGGTGGCTAATATGGTCACGGGCGTAAGCGCCGGATTTAGTAAAGTTATGGATCTTATAGGGGTGGGATACCGGGTAGAGTTGCAGGGAAATCAGCTCATATTTAATCTGGGTTATTCTCATCCGGTTAATTTTGCCTTGCCCGAGAATATATCGGCCAAGGTTGAGAAACAGACCAGATTAACCCTGGAAGGCATAGATAAAGAACTTCTGGGTTTGATTTGCGACCGTATCAGGCGGCTAAGGCCGCCGGAGCCTTACAAAGGCAAAGGCATCCGTTATGCGGATGAAGTTATCCGCAAAAAAGCCGGGAAGACCGGCAAGAAGTAA
- a CDS encoding type Z 30S ribosomal protein S14: protein MAKKSLIEKAKSPQKFSARSYNRCPLCGRPRAFIRRFGICRICFRNMAGKGEIPGVIKSSW from the coding sequence TTGGCCAAAAAGTCTTTGATTGAAAAGGCAAAAAGCCCTCAGAAGTTTAGTGCGCGGAGTTACAATCGCTGTCCGCTCTGTGGACGACCGAGGGCTTTTATAAGGCGGTTTGGTATCTGCCGTATATGCTTCCGCAATATGGCTGGAAAGGGTGAAATACCCGGTGTAATTAAGTCTAGCTGGTAA
- the rpsH gene encoding 30S ribosomal protein S8, translating into MCMTDSLSDLLTRIRNGGKARFEKVDIPFSNMKANVARVLKEEGFIKNYKIVKDKGHTILRIYLKYDESNKSIFNSLKRISKASRRVYVRQEDIPKVMRGMGIAILSTSKGVMTGEEARKNAVGGELLCQVW; encoded by the coding sequence ATGTGCATGACGGATTCCTTGAGTGACCTGCTTACCCGGATAAGAAACGGGGGAAAAGCGCGATTTGAAAAGGTGGACATCCCGTTTTCTAATATGAAGGCTAATGTGGCCCGGGTGTTAAAAGAAGAAGGCTTTATCAAAAATTACAAGATCGTTAAGGATAAGGGACATACCATACTGCGTATCTATCTGAAATATGATGAGAGCAACAAGAGTATTTTTAATTCGCTAAAGAGGATAAGCAAGGCCAGCCGGCGGGTTTATGTCCGGCAGGAAGATATCCCCAAGGTAATGCGCGGCATGGGCATTGCTATTCTTTCCACATCCAAGGGGGTTATGACCGGCGAGGAAGCCCGTAAAAATGCCGTTGGCGGAGAGCTGTTGTGCCAGGTATGGTAA